The genomic DNA CATGTGGAGAGGCGGTCTGACCGAACGAGTGCCCAGGGATGCAACCGGTTACTCCCAAAGCATCAATGGTGCACACAATATATCCCAGTGCTCCCACTCACATGCGTTACGTGGACCTCACCTGAGTGCCAAGCCTCCCAGCCGTGCAGAATTCAGCTGcactgaaacaaaaactaatgtagaaattaggaatataacCATAAACATTACATCTGTAAACAACAACCAATGATGGTGTAACCCAATTGTCCAAACGAACAAAGATTACAATtctaacaaaataaacaagtaaatGTTGCCAAAAGGAATAAAACCAATATTAACCATAACAGAAGCAAACATAATGGCAGCAGGTGAAcctaacaaagaaaacaattagTCAGGCTGACCatgctgcagaaaaacacatttaatatggAGGCCACCACTACCAACCACCTCCAGTATGGTGCCTTGGCACGCGTCTCTCACAGCCAGGACAACAGGGCACATGCAGGCTGCAATGGAGGCCGTACATTTAGTTTGCATGCCACAGAAAAATGAGcctggaaggagagagagtcaCTTTGACCACATACCAGTATAACCAGCAACCACCAGCTACAACCACAGCAAGGACAGAGACTCACAAGTTCCTTATATAGTCTGGTTTATTAGAGGAGGAGTCAAGGCTGGGGCTGCGTTCAGCACTGCTGCATTCATATACTGTTTATATCAAGGCTGCACACTATGTTCTCCCACAGTGAGGATTCTTCCCCACCACatccaaaacacattttttgtgcAAAATTTTCAATATATTCAGTAAACACATTGTGTGATGTAATAATAATTTAAGTCAAATCCTGTCCAAAATATCAGGACATTCCCAAGTAACACCCCtggcctttattttgaaggggaaCAAACTCACCGGAAACCCCGGAAGCCGGAAGAGAATTGGCTGGGCTTTCCTCCCCACATGGCAGAAAATGTCTGCgactgaggaaaaacaacaaggcCACAGAGCCGGAGGTTACAAACAGAAGAACAAGGGACACAAACATGGCAAGCACCGGACGAAAGGGGAAGTGGATAGAGAAAATAAAGGTGAGTGGGTTAGGAGGGGTCGCTTGCAGCTGGTGTTAGCTGTGTTGTGTTAGCATGTAGCCGCggctctgcacacacacgtgttgaCTTCTGGGTACCGATCACATATCCTCGGTTGTCACATGTGAATCTGGGCGTGAAAACAGACCTTTTAATGGATTAAGTCACATTTAAAGACTTAATTTAAAGGTTTTAAAGCAACAATTTACATTCTTGCACCTCAGTCAACTAATAATTGAAATTAAATCACACGATGAGATATTATACATGCTATTCCAGACTTACAATTAGCACCATGACTAGTACACGTTACAATCATGCAATGATGTACTAATGTTAAACTTCTGTGATGTTATAGTTTAAATTATTACGTAATTACTGGCTAGATATGAAACATTGCAGTTAACAAACCTTAGAGGATCCCAATGAACAGCTGTGTGTAATTCAGAAGTGAGCAGCTGCAAATTAGACAAATGATCTAATACCATTCAGATTTAATAGAGCTCATCATTCACGACTATTGTCAGAACTGCTGTAGGTTTCGCAGGGAAATCTTTCTGCACAAAATCTGAAGCCAACTGTCtctttaacttatttttaaaagattattatgtATAACAAACATAAACCACCCCTtctaatgttcatgtttttgttgttgggGAAGAACCATAGCCATTTTAATGCAATCTATTACATGATTATAAACTAAATCAATGCAACTAAGAACATTTTCTAATTATAATCTTCTTGAATTAAAGGCAGCCCTTGTTGCGTTGGATTGCACTTAACTCCATCCGTGTTTTCATTGTAACATCAGTCAAAATTTGCTTTTTGTTGATCTGTCCCACAGGAAGAGTGTCGGTGACAGCTCTTACcaagaaacagaggaaagagcagaggaagatggACAGAAGACACAAAGCCAACCAGCTACGGCGGAACAAGAAAGACAtggtattattttatatttcacaaGAGGAATCAGTTGCTCTTGACTTGCAGATCGCTGCTGCAGAGATTTCATATAAGTCACCTGTTTAGGTCCTGACAGAGAAGCGGCGTCTCGGCAGCAGGGACGGTCCTCCTCATCTGGTCGCTGTGGTGTCTCTTCACGCTGGTGTGGACGCCGGTGCTGTCACCAAACTGCTGCGTGGAGAGGGCGCCGGGGGTCTTCTTCATCAGGAGCACTGTATCACCGGCATCAGTGACAGTTTTGGAATGATTCTGCCCCGGTTTAAACAGAGGTTCACGTTTCTAAGTCACAGCACAGGTCAGTACTGCGTGAACAACACCATTGTTGAAATGAATTAAGTGAATGCTGTTATGTCTAGCAGAAATAGTGATTTTTATTTACTCAATGCCAGCATATTTCTGGTTTTGCATTGTTTAAGACCAATGCAATGTAATACTTAATTTATCcaacaaatacatgttttcacTTAAGTTACTAATGTTAGTCTGGATTTCAAACATATGAACTTTAGGTCACACATCACTGGGAATATAAAAGAATATCTTTAAACTCAAACAATAAGACAATCACACTggtaatcaaatcaaatgttgcACTGTTTTACACAGTGAAATGCGAAAGAAAGTGATTAAGTGGACTATATTGGCataattcaattttaaatgaataaaaaatctTATAAGGCAATTTTTAACAGACATTTAGAGATTGAACTACTTTTGTCTTAGATGAACATTTCTGAAGCTTGTCTCATTGTTTCCTTTGACAGCTGACATCCACTCCCTGCTGGATGTGGTAAAGATTGCAGATAGTCTTCTCTTTGTTCTGGACCCCACTGAAGGATGGGACAGCTATGGAGAGTACTGCCTATCCTGCCTGTTTGCCCAGGGCCTCCCCAGCCATGGTGGGTATCTATACATGAACAACCTGGAGCTTTCAGACTCCACCGTTGACACTGAGATAGAGTTTATTCATAATTTGAAACCCCCCTCTTCTACACTTTCTCAAcctgtgtcttttctttctctgaatTTGTTCCATATAGCCTTGGTGTGTCAAGGTGTGTTCGATCTCCCCATGAAGAAAAAGATTGACTCGAGGAGAGCTTTGTCAAAGATCACAGAGATCCGTTTCCCCGACACCCGTCTCTTCGCTCTGGATTCAGAGCAGGATGGCATTTTGCTTCTCAGACACCTGGGCAcccagagacagaggaagctCGGTTACCGCTCCAGACGTTCACACATGTTGGGTCAGAATATCACATTCACACCCAACACCCCTGCTGAGGGTACAGGTGGAAACACCGGCCTGGGAACTCTCTGCGTCTCTGGGTATGTCCGTGGTCGTCCTCTACGGGTTGACAGGCTGGTGCACATCTGTGGACATGGAGACTTTCAGCTCAGTCAGATTGACGCACCACAAGACCCTCTTCCCCTCATCTTCACCTCCAGACCAGTGAAGCTGGGCAAGGGAGGAGACATAAACATGCTGGTAAGAGCTTTTACTTCATCAAATATCATATATTTTCAAATTACAACTGTAATTAGCCAGAAATAAGatgtttttgcacatttattatattatttgttaGATAATCCATCCAATTAATGCTGAAGAATAAATGATTCAAACACAGGAAATGTCTCTTTTCACATAAAACAGACTTAAGTTTGTACCATAAGTTGACACCTCATATAAGAAGAGGTAGTTTGTTCAACCTTGTCCCTAAATGCTGTTTCTCATTCTTGAGCAAAATTGAATATCACTTTTCATGTTGTGTAATGAATGAAAAGGGTGGCTCACTAAGATGGCAAAATTAATTCAGTAATGTAAAATCCTTCAATGTAGTTTAAATGGGTTGTCTGTGTCTCCCACAGGATACCATTGAAGACGAGGCTCCAGTGCGGGTGCTCATGAAAGccgacccctcctccagggagAGTCTTCAGAATGAGGCGGACGTGGATCCCATGGACGGAGAGCAGACGTGGCCGACGGAGACAGAGCTGCTGGAAGCTGAAGGTGCAGACAcagaattatattttttaaacatgattCAGTCGGTCAGATGGAGATAAGATACCAGCCAGTGTAGGTGTGGAATAAGATTCAACTATACAAAACAATTGAGTAAAgtcagatgtattttttttgtgagagGTCTGGTTGCCCTGAGTATTGACACCAAATTCTAACAGGTGATCTTGAAAAGCCTCCAACTGATTGGTAACTGTTGTATTGAAGAAGGAAGCTGTTTTTTAACCAGATTTgattataaacacaaacagtgagtcaaatgaaaaactttacaaagagtaaaaagaaaaaacacatgattcgATACAACTTACAATAATTTTTACCAACCATAAACTAGTTAAgtaatataatgtgtgtgtttggtttaaaACGTTTGGCTTTCtcattaatacaaattaaatttgccacAATAAGACGTTGATCTAAATGTTTCTTCGCCGCTTCTCTTTGCTGTTCAGAGGCCAGGAAGAGCAAACGTGTAATGAAGGTTCCCAAAGGAACGTCGGACTACCAGGCCACGTGGATCGTTGacgaagatgaggaggagaatggagagatagatgaagaaagcagtgatgatgatgacgatgatgacgaCATGTTGGACGAGGCGATGGATGGCGATGATGAGGAGATAAACTCTCAGGTACACATAGAAGCATTTTGATTGATAAACACACCTTCGTTTGTCCAGCTGTTTCTTGTTGTCACAGCAACAGTATGGCTGCAGTCAGACAGTGTAATCTcacagaggaagacgaggacaGTCGTATGTGGACGAGTGATGTGTGAGAGTCCTTGGTTCCGGCGGGCGTAGCAGTGCATACGTGACCCGTGGTCAGTGCACCTCGCAGCTGACAggcactgtttgttttgtctgtctCTGGGCTGTAGTGCCAGGCTCCTCACCACAACAATAGTGTTTGGAGCAGGAGTCCCAGGAGAtgcctcctctcttcctgtcctgTGAAAGGAGCTTCCTGTCTGGACGGAGGGAGCGGTTCgaccatttatttatttccagcGCTGCTTGAAACAGAGTCGGGGGAAGCTCACCTTGTGCAGCGGGTGCATTGCGATCTGTAATTGTTATTAGCATGTGTTTGATGTAAAGGCTGGCGCACAGGAATACAGATTTCTGAGAGGACAACAATAGGGAAAAGGGCACTTCAAatgataatgattattattactgcAGCAGGGATGTTGTAAAAGTTGTGAATCAGCCCCATGCTGAGAGCTTCCCCCTCATGTGTCTGGCTCCTCCTGTAATTCGCCAGTAATGGGAGCACTGTACCGCATGTCTTCTTTGATGATTCGTTTCCTTACACAAATATATTTCCCCATGGAAGCTGCATTTCTACGTGTTCTTAGAGAGGTtgtctggaggagctggaggccgtCGCCTGTAGACACACTGGGAAGGGCGCAGAATTTAAATATATGCAAACCAAGACTTCCCACAGTTTGAATGCTGGCGGCTTCTTATCACAATCACACAGACGTATGCAGATTCAAGCACCACTATGCACAGAACCAGTCTCCTTTTAACACTGTTGTTATTGTGGCTGGGCTGGTCTTGTTTATGTTTGGCTGCCTTACAATAACCGTTTCTATTCTTAGAATCTCTTTGACTGCCCTTGTGTTCTCAACGTCTTCGTCTGgtcattgtttgtttgtagaaTATTGAGGCTGCATTGGTTTTATGCAATGCAACAGGGGTTTTGGTTTAATATTAATACAGCAAGAGAGTAGCAGAGGCACCTGTTCATCCACTTACCTCTGGAGTTGGTATGTGGATTTGTTCTCTTGTGGCCTGTTACTATGCTTCGTActattaaaattatttttgagGATATTATCAAACGAAAACTGCTTTTATGGCCAGGGAAAGACATCAGATATGTTTGCAGTCAAAGAATCGGGGCTGTTTTCGCATTTGGCGTCTTCTGTCCACGGGGCTCAATTCTACAGTCTATTAAAACCGATTTGTTctatttcctctctgctcaggaCGCTGGTTCATGtggttcagaggaggaggaagaagaggaagaggaggaggaagtgtgcCCCCCCGAACGAGTTGGAGCAGATCAGATCTACGATGAGCACTTGGACGagactgcagaagaagaaggccTGAAACGCTACCGGGAGGCTCGAGCCAATGTGCACTTTCCTGATGAGGTGGACACACCACTCCAGGCGTCAGCTAAAAACAGGTCAGTTCTGCTGCTTCTGGTGTGACTAAGTTTGTAGGTTTAGGTTTGAAGGAATATATCTCCATAAAGGTTGACCATTGCCGTATTTGATCTTGTTGCTGTCCTGTGTGTTTAGGTTTCAGCGCTACAGAGGCCTCAAAAGTTTCCGCTCCTCGCCCTGGGACCCCATGGAGAATCTGCCTGTCGATTACTCTCGCATCTTCCAGTTCAAGAACTTTGAACGCACTCGCCACCGCATTCTGGCTGAGGCTGCAGAAGTAGAGGAAGAGGGAgccatggtaaaaaaaaaaaaaaagattgttttcatttatccattgcacttttttattttagatttgtgGCTTCAtcgactctgctgctgctcttattTCAGGCAGGCTGGTATGTGACACTGCACATCGTTGACGTGCCTTTGTCTGTGATGGAGAGCGTGCAGTCAGGCAAACCTCTGGTGCTGGTGTCCCTCCTTCCCCATGAACAGAAGGTATGATTCATAGTTCTGACTTCTAAAAGCCTTTGTGTCTAATATCCTCCATTCCATTTGAAGCGTAGTCAACCTGACCGTTCACTTTTATCGACAGATGTCCGTGATGCATGTCCTGGTGAGGAGACACCCTTGCAACACTGAGCCGATCAAATCCAAAGAGGAGCTGGTGTTCCACTGTGGATTTCGGAGGTTCAGGGCCTCTCCCATCTTCTCTCAGCACACCACAGGTGAAGCAAGCCCACATACAAACCTTCATTTCTTCTCAATGAAACATTTGAGCAGGAGAATTGTAGGTGTGAAGATCTGAAAAAGACAGATTTAGCTGCAGGACATACTGAACCGCAGAAAATGAATAACTGAGCACTGAACTCGGCTCTGCTCTCCTCTAGCTGACAAGCACAAGATGGAGCGTTTCCTCAGGCCAGATGCCCCCACTGTGGTGTCAGTGTACGCCCCCATCACATTCTCCCCTGCAGGAGTCCTGCTGTTCAGACAGCACAATGATggtgagaggaagaaggaaaagtCATGCTTGTACTAGAAAATAAGTAGATTGCTGCCTTGGTTTCAACCTTGTACCAATCCATTCTGTTTTCTAAATTCTTTTCTTGAATTATCCACTTCAGGGAATTCTCTACAGGTAGTTGATCTGTTTGTCTCTTCCAGGCATCCAGGACCTGGTGGCTACAGGCAGCCTGCTCAGCTGTGACCCTCGGCGTGTCGTGCTGAAGAGGATTGTGCTGAGCGGTCACCCGTTCCACATCAACCGGCGCTCGGCGGTCGTCCGCTACATGTTCTTCAACAGGGGTGAGGGGACGTTCCCATGGCTGCAGAATATTACTCCATGCTCAACTTCTCGGTGGTTTTCATTCCTGTTTTgttgctcttttgttttctctctctgacagaTGACATCATGTGGTTTAAGCCGGTGGAGCTGCGATCCAAGTGGGGTCGGAGAGGTCACATCAAAGAGGCTTTAGGTGAGAGAATTCAAAAACAAGAAGACAGCATACATCTGCCAAGAGCCAATTGTATAGGACACCCATTAATATCAGTCCCTAAACATTcctgatatttatagtttattGGCGAATCAgtgtaaatgtcaaaaaacaaccAATCTTGTTAAAGAAAATCTCTGGATCTGCAACctaaatttaatgggttcttccttggctcatgccccacccctcaactgatcatggaaatcagttgagtagtttttgcctgatcctgtttacaaacaaacaaacagacaaaacatgtCATCCTCCGCAGAGGAACCAAAACTCGGTTTGAGCAGCGTCGTCAGGCATCACTTTTTATGTACAGTCAAATCTGACCAccttattttatgttttcaggAACACACGGCCACATGAAGTGTGTATTTGATAATCAGCTGCCCTCTCAAGACACTGTGATGATGAATTTGTACAAGCGGGTGTATCCTCGCTGGACGTATGACCCCTACGTGCCCTCATCTTTACCctgggtgaagagagagacCCCTGTGGAGGAGGACGACTCGGACATGGAGTAGTGGAGGGACCACAATGCAAGAGACGTACAACCTGTATTAAACAGTAATACCCAACATCCGTGTGTATGTGCAATGTGTATTAAATACAACAATTTTGATCCAAAGTATTTCCTGTTTGTTCATCTTGAGTTTCAAACTGGCTGCAGAGTCGACTTtgtccactagatggcagtgaTGATTAAGTAACGATAAAGTTTCCTCAGTGTTTTGTCGAGCAAATCTTTGTTTGAAATAGGTCAAAAATATTTCAGCGACTACGAGTGAACAAacgtttgggtgtgtgtgtgtgattcaacaaacatggaggagcgTTACCACAACAACTGGCAGGTCAACGATAGTTTTTACATGCGTCACTTTTCAAGCCCGTTACACCGGCAGCTCTTTGAAGTCGTGCAGATGTGGCTCAAAGTCTGCAGCCAcattaaaacatacaaaacagtTATGTAGATAATGTTTGAGATATCAAGGGGCTTTAATCATGGAGAAAGAACCCACATGTTGTACTTATGAGCAACGATTCCCGTCGATAATCTCAATGAACGACTTGTGGCCCTAAAGCTTTGACAAACGGCAGCTGTCAGGTTGAGTTATTTGTATAATCTTTTATCACAAACATGCCTCAGTGGACTTTAGGCTACCAAAACCTTAATAATCATCCGTCTTCGTACAGTATGAAGCACAAAACTCATTTCTGTTGGAACTATTTAAGTTACATGGCACGACCGACATTGGTGTGAGGGCAAGGGAAGAAACAACATGGCCTTTAAAGCAACAGTTTTCCCTGTACCCTGTATTTACAAGTGGTCTACCTAAAATTGTACTAGCACCTAAAAATAGAAGTACTGATATTTCTTTGCCTCCGACaagcagtacacacacagtttctcccTCCATGGTGGTCTCGCCCTGACCCGAAGCCTCCTCTTTAGCTCTTGTCAACACGTTGTGACCTCGCTGTTGTTTTCAAGCTAAAGTCGAAGTGCTCCACAGTCCTGCATCCTCCCCTCTGCCCCGTGCTCCTCACCGAGGAAAACACAGATTCATCATAAATCTGACTTCTTCTGCATGTTTGCTGCAACATGATTCATCTCGGGGGCTCTGCTGGGACTGCACCACAGAGGCATGCCAATATGTCTGGGAAAGCAGAAGGTGAAGACTTCGGGACGGAGAGGAGAACATGATCCAAGAAACCGAAAAGGGGAGCGAGAGTTCACTCTgtgcattttcatttgattACAGTGGAAAAAAAGATAATACAATCGGGGAAAGACGGATTTCACTAATGCccatgggggggagggggaggggggggcatgcTGGGAGCTCTGGACAGTTTTGTGGTAACACTCAATTTATTTTCAacttgactgttttttttttttttgcacacgTATCAAGGCAAGGGCACAGTGATGTGTTGAACACATCTTGTTAAggctgaggggaggggggggcctgTGAGCTGTGCTGGCCAGCAGTTCATgcttaagggggggggggggaattcaATACCCCCATGATGGAGAATGCTCTCATAGTAAAACATCTACAAAAATGGAACTGGATTTACATGCAGGCAGGACATTTTTCAATGTGAAACGGATCAACACTCAGCTGTTTGGGGACCAACATGCGACGTGGTGCGGCTGAACCCCCCCGAgaagtgaagtgtgtgtttggcaCAAGCCTGTTTGTCAGAGGACGTGAACGCTGGTGACTTAGTGCTGTTTGGAGCAGGAATGTCTTGCGGTTCCGAGTTCACTGCCACCACACTTAGTTGGCTCCCACTGGAAGATATAATGGGTGAGAGATTTTTTTCCATTGGATGTGGATAAAGaaaggaagggagagaaaaagggacagagagggagtgagagataAGGGAAGAGCCAGATGATGTTCGGCATGAATAAAACCAGAAGTGGTGGGAGGAAGCAGTCAAAGGAATGCAAATGGGGGGGGGATGCacagagaaattaaaataaaaaaagttcgtgggtgagagagagagagagggagggagagagagtgaaatgGAGGAGTGTGAGAGTCGGGAGGCGGTGTgggcgagggaggaggagagcaagaGTGGCTGGCGTTTATGGATTGCAGATGTGGCGCTGTGGGGTTTTGGCAGGGGCCGTGCGCGCCTGAATCCTGCACCGGCTGGGTGGCACCGGGGTGAGAGGGAGGTCACCGCACCGCAGCACACAGCCCATAAAACACTGAGAGAAGTGGGGgaaaagaaaggagagggagaatgaCTCTGAAGTACACACCAGCCCCCGGGCATCATGGGGTGAGCAGATCACACTCTAGGTTCACGCATGCACGAGCACATGCAAACATCGTGCATGTGATGAGTCAGGCCGACAGTGAAGCCACAGGTTGATGTGTCAAAcagcacagaggtcagaggtcatcttGTGTTCGATAAGGACGATGTCGACATCTTCCCCAATCAGATCAAAATCATCACACCATCTTCGAGAAATGTTTCtgtgcacattcacacattgaTTCTGCATTTATGATACGCTGCACTACAAGTACCTCAGCCTGATGTTGCACAGCTCATGTTTGCACTTTATTCCATACGGCCAACTGTTGTTGCACCTATCCTAACCAGATATAtatttcttccttccttcctcataCTCTATTTGTCTTTGTTAAATCTCAAGTTAtaaaactctttgtttttccgAGGCTACACgttcaagcagagacaaagtgggtttgtggtttGTTACTTGTTAAGTTGTCTTATCGTATCTAGAAGGCATTTCCCTGCACGTTATACTGTGTACAGTTGGTGTAtgtgacaaataaaatgtgtatttgtatttgtctttctcCTGTAACACAATCATGTTGTTCGGCCTTGGCGGTGGaatgtgctccactgagtgccatcCTGGTTTTACACTCGTTTTGAGTAGATCATAGAAGACTCTCTGTTGCATGGGGTGAACGTGCTGATGCAGTCAAAGTAGTAACTACACAAATTGAGATGCATTAATAGTACAATAGTGCAATTCTGACAAAACAGCTCCCCCTGTGGAGAATCTGAGATCCGCTA from Limanda limanda chromosome 6, fLimLim1.1, whole genome shotgun sequence includes the following:
- the tsr1 gene encoding pre-rRNA-processing protein TSR1 homolog, which codes for MSATEEKQQGHRAGGYKQKNKGHKHGKHRTKGEVDRENKGRVSVTALTKKQRKEQRKMDRRHKANQLRRNKKDMVLTEKRRLGSRDGPPHLVAVVSLHAGVDAGAVTKLLRGEGAGGLLHQEHCITGISDSFGMILPRFKQRFTFLSHSTADIHSLLDVVKIADSLLFVLDPTEGWDSYGEYCLSCLFAQGLPSHALVCQGVFDLPMKKKIDSRRALSKITEIRFPDTRLFALDSEQDGILLLRHLGTQRQRKLGYRSRRSHMLGQNITFTPNTPAEGTGGNTGLGTLCVSGYVRGRPLRVDRLVHICGHGDFQLSQIDAPQDPLPLIFTSRPVKLGKGGDINMLDTIEDEAPVRVLMKADPSSRESLQNEADVDPMDGEQTWPTETELLEAEEARKSKRVMKVPKGTSDYQATWIVDEDEEENGEIDEESSDDDDDDDDMLDEAMDGDDEEINSQDAGSCGSEEEEEEEEEEEVCPPERVGADQIYDEHLDETAEEEGLKRYREARANVHFPDEVDTPLQASAKNRFQRYRGLKSFRSSPWDPMENLPVDYSRIFQFKNFERTRHRILAEAAEVEEEGAMAGWYVTLHIVDVPLSVMESVQSGKPLVLVSLLPHEQKMSVMHVLVRRHPCNTEPIKSKEELVFHCGFRRFRASPIFSQHTTADKHKMERFLRPDAPTVVSVYAPITFSPAGVLLFRQHNDGIQDLVATGSLLSCDPRRVVLKRIVLSGHPFHINRRSAVVRYMFFNRDDIMWFKPVELRSKWGRRGHIKEALGTHGHMKCVFDNQLPSQDTVMMNLYKRVYPRWTYDPYVPSSLPWVKRETPVEEDDSDME